The Rhineura floridana isolate rRhiFlo1 chromosome 8, rRhiFlo1.hap2, whole genome shotgun sequence genome includes a region encoding these proteins:
- the CHRM2 gene encoding muscarinic acetylcholine receptor M2, whose product MNNSTNISHLEGVMALGSPYKTVEVVFIVLVAGSLSLVTIIGNILVMVSIKVNRHLQTVNNYFLFSLACADLIIGVFSMNLYTLYTVIDYWPLGPVVCDLWLALDYVVSNASVMNLLIISFDRYFCVTKPLTYPVKRTTKMAGMMIAAAWVMSFILWAPAILFWQFIVGARTVPDGECYIQFLSNTAVTFGTAIAAFYLPVIIMTILYWQISRASKSRIKKDKKEGGQNQEPVSPSLVQGKIVKPNNNNIPTNEDGIEHSKIQNGKATGESVMENCVNAEEKESSNDSTSVSAVASNVKEDEPIKEDTRASVSQVNAKVENSKLTCIRILTKSPKGDCGGSANTTVEIVGPDGQNGDEKQNMVARKIVKMTKQPAKKKAPPSREKKVTRTILAILLAFIITWTPYNVMVLINSFCSSCIPNTVWTIGYWLCYINSTINPACYALCNATFKKTFKHLLMCHYKNIGATR is encoded by the coding sequence ATGAATAACTCAACAAACATAAGCCATTTGGAGGGTGTGATGGCCCTGGGGAGTCCTTATAAAACTGTTGAAGTAGTCTTCATCGTCCTGGTGGCTGGGTCCCTCAGCCTAGTGACCATCATTGGGAACATCCTGGTTATGGTGTCCATTAAAGTCAACAGGCACCTGCAGACTGTCAACAATTACTTTCTTTTCAGCTTGGCATGTGCTGACTTGATCATTGGTGTCTTTTCCATGAACCTGTACACGCTTTACACTGTGATTGACTATTGGCCACTTGGACCTGTGGTTTGTGACTTGTGGCTGGCACTGGATTACGTGGTCAGCAATGCCTCCGTCATGAACCTTCTCATTATCAGTTTCGACCGATATTTTTGTGTCACCAAGCCTCTGACTTACCCTGTTAAGCGGACCACTAAGATGGCAGGTATGATGATCGCAGCTGCATGGGTGATGTCTTTCATCTTGTGGGCACCTGCAATTCTTTTTTGGCAGTTCATTGTAGGCGCACGGACCGTCCCTGATGGGGAATGCTACATTCAGTTCCTGTCCAATACTGCTGTCACCTTTGGCACAGCGATTGCTGCTTTCTACCTTCCTGTTATCATCATGACTATTCTCTACTGGCAAATATCTCGAGCCAGTAAGAGCAGGattaaaaaagacaaaaaggaGGGTGGGCAAAACCAGGAGCCAGTTTCTCCAAGCTTAGTCCAAGGGAAAATAGTAAAACCAAACAATAACAACATCCCAACTAATGAAGATGGGATAGAACATAGTAAAATTCAGAATGGTAAAGCCACTGGGGAATCAGTGATGGAAAATTGTGTTAATGCAGAGGAGAAGGAAAGCTCTAATGACTCCACCTCTGTCAGCGCTGTAGCTTCCAATGTGAAAGAGGATGAACCCATCAAAGAGGACACTAGGGCTTCTGTCTCCCAAGTCAATGCCAAAGTGGAGAACTCCAAATTGACGTGCATTAGAATACTCACCAAGTCCCCTAAAGGTGACTGTGGTGGCTCTGCCAATACCACAGTGGAGATTGTAGGTCCCGATGGTCAAAATGGAGATGAGAAGCAGAACATGGTAGCACGTAAGATTGTCAAGATGACGAAGCAGCCTGCCAAAAAGAAGGCACCTCCTTCCAGGGAGAAAAAAGTGACCAGGACTATCTTGGCTATTCTCCTGGCCTTCATCATTACCTGGACACCGTACAATGTCATGGTCCTCATCAACAGCTTCTGTTCATCTTGTATCCCCAACACAGTATGGACGATTGGTTACTGGCTGTGCTATATCAACAGCACCATCAACCCTGCCTGCTATGCGCTCTGCAATGCTACCTTCAAGAAAACATTTAAACACCTCCTTATGTGTCATTACAAGAACATAGGAGCCACAAGGTAA